CTCGTAGCAGCTAGGCTCATCGTGGGACAAGGTCACCGACCCATCCGAAAGGAGAATCACTTCCTTCTCGTCCTCCACTTTGACATCATCCATGCCAAATAAACATGCAAGCTTACGGTGATGTGGCTCCTCTTCGTGGTAGTAGGCTAAGGCGAATGGGTTTCGCTATAACAAGACAACCAACGGTGTGAAAATCATATAACGAAATCTTCTTTGAAAACATGCATACAAAACATATCAAAGATGCTATTACCGTGCATAGCTTCTGCCAAACATTCTCGGGTGCGGTCACCGACTTAGTCGGGAAATCCCAGCGTGCCCCTGGCTGTCTGACCACCTCCTTGAAGGTGAGATATCGAGTGTGCAGCGCCTGGACACGGGCTGAAAGCTCCTCTTCCAAGAAGCGAACACCAAACCTCTTCTCAATCTCTCGGCCAGCTGTAATGAGAAAATAGATAGGGAACTCCTTCAAAACCCATCCCATTTCTCGTTTCAGCCGCAACAAGGTGTCCACTAGGATTGTGTCCGTTTCAGGCGACCAAGCTCCATTATAGAGAAAGCTTGCTTGGGGTGGGATGTTCATCTTCAAGTTGGAGACAATGTCGGTTGAGTAGAGAAGTTGTTGTTGTGTTATAAGTGACTTTCATCAATGGCATTGCTTAAATAGGCAGTAAATGTGTAAATGTGATTGACGTAAACCAACCCTTGCTATAATGAAAGTATCCTCCCATTTATGAAACAAGACATCACAAGATATGTACTCATTTCACAGCCACCCAACGGAGTGAAGTTCAAGGAACCAAGTCAGGGCATTAACTCCTTAATTTTTTGGAGAAAATAGGTCCCTAGGCAAGGAATTCCATGTTGGCAATCCTATTTTGTATTTATCTCAATTAAAATGtgacaaatggaaatatataAGCACACACAATTAAATTAGCTGGAAAGTGTATGTACATTACatgtataataaaaaaaaattgtacattacatgtataaaaaaaattatacattacATGTATTATACAAAgagttaataataataacatgatctaaaaaataaaatattacgaAAAACTTGGTCTAAAAAAAAGACAGATGATTAGTTAAAtgaacaattaaaataaaaaatttggcTGCTGTGTGATGATTTCCATTTCTGAAATTTTGTATGGTTCAGCATTAAACAGAGATGTCAACTAATCAATTTTGTGTGAGTGACTTTTTACTACCCATATTTATATCGACAGTTGGAATGCAGTATGCTGAGATGGAATTGTGGAGGTGGATTAGATGTAGTTGCTGATGTTATGTCCTCTATTAATACATGAGTTGAAGATGTACATCAACATTTTAATGGAACTTATGATGAGTACTACAAAAAAAGATTGTGATACAGAACATACATATTGTTTTACACATTACATCGCACAATAAAGAGGAGCTAGGTCCACATCACACATTTCAACTCCTCCATAGTGTTCAGACACACTGTGCGGCACATAGCGACGTACAAAATAGATGGCCGACTTGCCCGCACAACGGagctccatcattcccttcccCTAGCCACACATAGGGGTGCATTCAGAGCTTGACATCTTGTTGTTCATCTAGCTGGAGAcaaatcacattaaaatttatatgcGAAAAAAAAACGAGGGGTCCCTATACAACATTCAACCAGAATAATAGTGCATACATATGTTCTGTAAACATCAACAAAAACAGTCAAGCAAAACAGAATAAAGTTCATAACAGATACAACGTTGTTTACAAAATTCTATCTGTTGTTCCACATGTGAGTAGCTAAGGCCTCGCGTTTTTGGGTCCATTCAGCGCTGGGATCAACCCCTCCGACATAATCTTGTGCTGCAATTTCTTCATCTGCAGCGTATTCCCAAGTTTCTTCGTCTAGTTCAGCCTCAACAGGGTCAGTTGCCATCTCTCGGCGTATAAAATTGTGCAATAAGAAACATGCCATGATTAGACGTATTTGTATCTTGATTGGGTAATACGAAGCACTTCTAAGGATTCCCCACCGCATTTTTAAAACAGCAAAAGCTCGCTCAATTACATTCCTTGCCCGAGTATGCCTCATATTGAAAAGCTCTTTAGGGTCCTGGGGCATTGCATTGCCCTGACCCCATTCGTTTAGGTGGTACCTTACACCTTTATATGGCGTTAGAAAACCATTGCTATTCGCATAGGCACTATCGCACAAGTAGTAACAACCTAAAATAAGAGggtataaaaaattcaaattgagCCATGAATATTTACGTTGTAACAGCAAGCATCGATGAAAAAGGTAGATCAGGTTTGTCATATATCATACCTTGCGGAACCTTAAAACCGCCTGGACGGGTAATAGCATCGCGTAGCACGCGGGAATCACCTGCAGACCCCTCCCAACCCGCTAGAAGGTAAACAAATTGCATGTTGCGGTTACATGCCGCCAAGGTGTTGGTCGCTATATGCCCTTTTCTTGTTCTGTAACGGGGTTTGTCGGCACTACTCACCAAGACATCGATGTGTGTCCCATCAAGCGCCCCCAAGCATCCCTATtttacacaaaaaaaataaactaataaaaattatgaaacATATAAACCAAAATCTAGTCAATAACAGTTCATCTTCAAAAAATATTACCGGAAACCACTTCCAGCGATGGTCTACACAGTCTTCACCGATGGGTGTTGGTTTGGAGAGAAGTACGGAGTGGAGGCTAAGAACCGCACCAAGTACATTATTGACGTGATATGACACGGTCGCACCTGACCTTTTGAAATGGAAACCTACTATCCGATTCTTTTTATGGTGTGATAGGACCCCAACAAAGATTGCCACCATTTCTTCGACACCAAGACACCTACCAGGGCGCAAACCTCCTCGTTCAACTAGAATTCGGCACAACCTCCCGAATGTGTTACGATCCATACGCAGATTTGCGATGCAGTCGGCATCCGTCAAGTTCACTAGACGGTCTAGGTATTCCAATTGAGAGGGTATTTTATTCAAGACGCTATATCGCCTGGCGTTCTGAACAATTATACGTTTTGCTCTTCGTGTTCGTGCGCTTTTATATCGTTGTACGAGGATGGTGGTCTCAACATGATAGACAAGCATTATATCCTCCAGCAACATGTGGAGCCTTGCATAGTTAATCGTCGGAGAGCTCATCCTGCCTCCTGATGTATAATGTAATTTAACTAAAGCtaaacacaacaacaaaacaGTACTTTACGGACAGTACCCACACCAACTGTTGACCAAACCGGATGTTGTGTGTGCAACATCAGCCATCACCATTTTCGATTCACAAATGCAGAACAATATATCACAAAGTAACAATATTTACACACTCAAATTAGCGCAACAAATCCCTGCAACCAACAAATAACCACGATATATGACTAAATGAGAGCAACTTGTACGAGCAAGCAGCATGATAACGATGTTGAAATACTAGAACCAAAGGCAGTGATAGGGTAGGATGAAGCATTTACCTGAAGAAGCAGTCGACATGTCTCTTTCCTGTAAAATAATGCCTTCAATATCCGACGGTGGCTCTGGGAACTGCCGCGACCAATCAAACTACACAAAAAAACGACATTAAATTCAACACTCTATTCAAGCCGACAACATTGCATCCACATATAAATCACTCAATCGTATTCGGGGTTTCCACCATTGTAATCATCTATCTAACCTCGCCAATTCCGGTGGACGGATGTTCTACACTGTGCTTGGAGAGTGGTGAAATTGGTGGAGCGGCGTCTCACCGAATAGGGCACGTAGAGGTAGAAAATGAGAGCTGCAATTCACGATTTGGGGGATTCAAATTTTGCAGAGGGCAAATTTGTCTTTTGCTGCCCAATTAGCTCAAATCTGACCGCCTCACATTTGTAAAGCACGCATCTCTCCCGTTTTATTTTCGGAGTATATTTGATGAATAGTGCGGGCCTACCCCTTTTCTTTGGGCCCGTCTGATACAAATCATAAAAACTGAACATCGAAAATTGGGCAGAAATGGACCCAAAACTTGCCATATCGGACTAACTGAACAGCTCCTGATGGTTCATGGTTGATCTAAATATATTTGATTTCCAAAAAAATTGCTCTTCAAATGACTCTGGATTCTCAGTGGGACTGTGTTGTTGCTTTAGTCAAATTTCAATTGTTTGATAGAGGAGGGTAATTACTTTGTCCTACTACTCATTGCAAAAGATGGGCAATTGTGTCATTTCGTGTATTATCTAATATACAAATTTAGATAATTTCTCACCTACCAAACAAAACAATCACGAAAAAACTTTATCCGCCCATATATTGACATAAAGCCCGCATTACTTAACTTaattcacatatttttatatcTCACATTTCTTATCGAACGGACCCTAAGCTTCGTAGTATCTTGTCTCATATAACATGAATTAGTCCAATTCTAACATTTTTCGTTTAAAATTAACGGTGGAGAATATTTTGATTGAATTAGTTTTAgattatattaattaatcaatttaatctaattaatttaatgacTAAAATTCGTTTTTGGCTTCACATATTTTCTCAAAAGACTTTTTGATCTTACAcatttattataatatataGAGTAAAGGTCATTTTTTGTCCTAAACATAtgtcgatttttttattttggtccaaaatattatcttttgaattattcggtctctcatatttgaaatcggatcacatttagtccgaaatggacggaactgttaaaatttaacggtcaacgaaaACCGCGACGAAGGAGGCGATCACAATGCCGGCAATCACTCCGGCGGagagcttcttcttcttcggattaGCGTTTCCGCACGAATTGAGAGGCTCGCCGCAGAGCGAATTGCCAAGGAAGGAGGATTTAGGGTTTTTCGAAAGGGAATTGGGGATTGAGCTGATTAGGTTATTGCTGGAAACATCGAATTGAACTAGGGCGGGCAGATCTAGGGCGGGGATCGGGCCGGAGAAGCGGTTTTTATGCATATAGAGAGTTCCTAACCGGGTCAAATTGGCGAAACCCGGTGAAATCGGGCCGGATAAGTTATTCTCCGCTAGATTGAGCCGCACCAGCGAGGTGAGGGAGAAGAGGGTTTGGGGAAGCTCGCAGGTGAAGAAATTGTGCTGCAGGTAGAGATTGCGGAGGGAGGTGAAGAGGTCGGGCGGGAGGGGACCGGAGAGGGTGTTGTAGCGGAGGCTGAGAGTCTGCAGATTGGTCATGTTGGAGAAGGATTTGGGGGGGAGCTCGCTTGAGAAGCCCATTCCGGGGGAGTGGAGCTCGACGACGGAGGAGTTGTCGGGGGAGCAGTTGACGCCGGGTCAGGCGCAGGGGGTGGGGTTGGAGAGGTTCCAGATGAGGACGCGGCCGCCCACGGCGGCGCGGTCGGAGGCGATGTTAAATTTTAACAGTTCCATCCATTTCGgactaaatgtgatccgatttcaaatgtgagggaccgaataatttaaaagataatattttggaccaaaatcaaaaaatcgtcatatgtttaggaccaaaaaggACCTTTACTCTAATATATACTAAAAAGCATCCTTTacgttttttattaaaaacctAATTTTCTACATAATGGAATGAAATTTATTATCACACAATTTGTCATTTATCATTATTTGTTGACcaatttatagaaaaataatgGATAATGGAATAAACAATTCTTCTTCTACATATAGACTGATAGGTAGACTCATGGTTATAGATAATATTCTAGTCGGTATTTTTTAGAAGTAAGTAATTGTAATTAATCTCAACCTAAACAGTCTATCATAAATGATTGTTGGATTTGAACCGAAGTCGTTTCCTATCTTGGGTGAATGATGGTACCAAAGTGAGGTATAACACTAAATAAATTGCTTTGAGATGCATACTTCTTACAGTGTAAACCAAGTACGAGATCAcggtaattatttatttataaatatatatgagtAACATTGAACATCTAGTGTTTGTCGTACGCTACTTTGAGCTGCCAATATAAGCATTTTGTTCGTAATTCAATACCATGCCATCTTGGGTAGAGGTAATCAGCATACGGGAAGCGCTAATATTataactttataaaaaaaattctcagtTCAACGAAGTTGATATTGTACCTTAGAGATGTTCTGAGCAAGGTTTTTACattgtatttaaatatataagaaacaaaacaagtccaagtctttgttttagtagaccggttgcgGGTGACgttcactttaaggtaacacggtcagttgtGAACAAAGGAAAAACAGTTCTccgtccgtccgcgaataggagtctcatttctttctgttgcaggttttaagaaatattaagaaaagtgggtgagaAAAGGTCAGTGAATAtgggtcccacttatatatattagttttaaacgAAATGTGCGTGGAATAAGTTACTGGAATGTGAGGCCTAtatatcatttatagtaaaagtgaactgataagactcgtttcatgcattggtttttggtgatattacatgcctttttggggagataatgcgcaaatttgagattaagtgtGCAAATATTGGTTGGGTCAGgtagatgctgcaaattgaccgagcagatgcaaaatgagcagaaaaggAGTAAAAAGTATCAAAAATCCGCTAGGTCAAAGAGAATTATCATGAGAGCAGGTGCGTAAAAAATCTGCTGGACCCaggaacgcacacaaattacccggggcagggaaaatggagcagaaaaaaagtgaagaaaggagcagatttaaaagatcctattttaagggtgcaaacgtcaaatcatgaagagcataccctagggattcgagcttgaagcctccctatataaagggaccaacatgaatgaagaaggTAGCGCTTAACACTAccattctcgtagtttaggtagaaactctcataggcgcttaacgccaccgctttcttagcttagtttagttgagttgttgatttcttagcttagtttagatagtTAACTGCTACCTTAGCTCAATTCGATGGTCTCGACGGGGGAATTGACGACTCCAacgttggatccttgctttctttacctCTTTTGAGACGATGTGGTTggatctcgagtttcatcggaggaattgacgactccgcctttggatctcgacttatttccagttttatgaagctttgatgtttattttcatgttgatgatgctatttactcatgtttcttggatgtttttcgcaattggtggcttagatgtttagatccatgttgtttacatgatttccagcagtttagaggttgagataTAGTTGTTCATGTGCTCGATTTctgagatctgttagtttaggtgatacatgcaaggttaatctgtgtttattcCGCTTTCTGCTTGACCCAGTGACTCGTGCTAATTTAGTATTCAAAAGCgtcacccgcaagtgtacgagtTAAGTAGCACGTGGTAAGCTAAATTATCGATCCACGGAGACTAAAAGCCGGTTTGAATACTATGATGTAACTTTGAACACTATCTAGACTAATAAAATGGGTTTTTGGTTTTCTTAACTAAGATCAAAGAACAAATAAGCTAGTAAGacaattaactaagaaaaacaaacaaacaaagataggttttcacacaaattgggaaAGTATAGGGAAATGGATCCGTTAGAATGGATCAAGGATTTCATCTATGGgtcatgctcatctattgggCCTCAAATGCGGTTAGGAAAGTCGGGATAATCGGTTAGaccccctctcgggtgcatctaacaCGTGGGTCAATCTCTAGTGTAGGAGTCTCGTCCATACAATTCGAGATTGACTCCAAAGCACAACGGACCCAAGCCCTCTCTCTAGCTTATGCATCTCTCGATTACATATAATGCACGGAGTTGTTGATTACACATCTATCCTAATCTTGTATTTCTCAATAACATCAATTAGGTACAAGATTTAtctaattggtagctaagcaattagaTATTAAAAGACCAAGGttcaacaaaaccaacaaaagaGATAGATACGCATTCAACCATAGAttcaatccatacaatccattcaaacttcaccaaatccctacTAAAAGCTTAGCTACTCATTGTCAaagctaacataaaagcaaaaacaaggaaaacaaaGCTACACATAATAGAAATGATACTAGAACTCCCTATGGTGGAATTGATGGTGGGGGGTCTCCTTCCTCCAATCTCTTGGAAATGGGAAGCTCCTTGACTTCAAATCCTCTCAAAACCTTACTTTCTTGCTAAGATTCGTGGTGTGGGAGTTAGGGTTTGGAAATGAGTGAGAACCCTTTTATATCCGGAGTAAGAAAGAGGCAAAGTTGGCAACAGCgacaaatcgcccggtcgggcgatctgtAAGTCGGAatatgcccggtcgggcgatctggGTAAATCGCGATGAGgcttcaaacgcccggtcgggcgttttgttggatgaaaaacgcccggtcgggcgaacatTCTGTGGTCAGCCCGTTCGCTCCGTTTTGCCCGTTTTAGACCTGTTCTTGCATCAAAACTCCGACAAACTTGTTAACTCTAAAAAATAGCTGAAAAGTGGGTGAAACATATACTTTATACCTCAAAAGATTCAACAACATGTGTTAATCAcccatctaaacatcctaaactatgagtttgtcaactcccccaaacttaaacatTTGTTAGTCCTCGAACAAGAAGAAAGAAACAAGACATACAAACTCATGCAAGGATGTGGAGTGTCATCATTGCctcaatagaaataaaatacgaCAAGTATCAATGGCCTCGGATGCATGTAAAGTATTATGAAATATAGCTTCAAGTTACTATCATGTACTCAACCTTGCCAATTTGCCCTCTCAAGGAGAAAATGCAATGTGCATTTTAGAAatttcactcactctcaaagtaTATAAACTCTTGACATAACTCTCAAATCATCAAAACATgcatagtttaccataggcttgctcgaaatTTACACTCTCCTCTACTATGGTGTGATTAAAGATATAaggtccgaaaggtcttttcaaaaggttgtaatgtaggctctttggatAGGTGAGGCAATTTTCGGCTAAAGTGACTTTAATTCCCAATATATTGCTCAACTTCACCAACTTTCTTCCCCAATCTAGCTAGTTCTAGGCTTCCCTAGACTCTTCTCATCTACCAACATTCCACTTTTGTTCTTCACCTCTTTTTCAACCTTCACACACCCTTTCCAATAAATGCCAATTATTAACTATTTCTcacttt
This genomic interval from Salvia splendens isolate huo1 chromosome 13, SspV2, whole genome shotgun sequence contains the following:
- the LOC121761807 gene encoding uncharacterized protein LOC121761807, which gives rise to MNIPPQASFLYNGAWSPETDTILVDTLLRLKREMGWVLKEFPIYFLITAGREIEKRFGVRFLEEELSARVQALHTRYLTFKEVVRQPGARWDFPTKSVTAPENVWQKLCTRNPFALAYYHEEEPHHRKLACLFGMDDVKVEDEKEVILLSDGSVTLSHDEPSCYEVSGAMEEVNSPVVIPPVTARRKLFAGIEEPEDRESTTEPGIYFIDVTSDGHLRTRLEKDRSLPKKPSMANGEASTSVRVSHGSSCGSNSPNSWWPKLKN
- the LOC121760185 gene encoding protein ANTAGONIST OF LIKE HETEROCHROMATIN PROTEIN 1-like isoform X2, translated to MSSPTINYARLHMLLEDIMLVYHVETTILVQRYKSARTRRAKRIIVQNARRYSVLNKIPSQLEYLDRLVNLTDADCIANLRMDRNTFGRLCRILVERGGLRPGRCLGVEEMVAIFVGVLSHHKKNRIVGFHFKRSGATVSYHVNNVLGAVLSLHSVLLSKPTPIGEDCVDHRWKWFPGCLGALDGTHIDVLVSSADKPRYRTRKGHIATNTLAACNRNMQFVYLLAGWEGSAGDSRVLRDAITRPGGFKVPQGCYYLCDSAYANSNGFLTPYKGVRYHLNEWGQGNAMPQDPKELFNMRHTRARNVIERAFAVLKMRWGILRSASYYPIKIQIRLIMACFLLHNFIRREMATDPVEAELDEETWEYAADEEIAAQDYVGGVDPSAEWTQKREALATHMWNNR
- the LOC121760185 gene encoding protein ANTAGONIST OF LIKE HETEROCHROMATIN PROTEIN 1-like isoform X1 gives rise to the protein MSTASSGGRMSSPTINYARLHMLLEDIMLVYHVETTILVQRYKSARTRRAKRIIVQNARRYSVLNKIPSQLEYLDRLVNLTDADCIANLRMDRNTFGRLCRILVERGGLRPGRCLGVEEMVAIFVGVLSHHKKNRIVGFHFKRSGATVSYHVNNVLGAVLSLHSVLLSKPTPIGEDCVDHRWKWFPGCLGALDGTHIDVLVSSADKPRYRTRKGHIATNTLAACNRNMQFVYLLAGWEGSAGDSRVLRDAITRPGGFKVPQGCYYLCDSAYANSNGFLTPYKGVRYHLNEWGQGNAMPQDPKELFNMRHTRARNVIERAFAVLKMRWGILRSASYYPIKIQIRLIMACFLLHNFIRREMATDPVEAELDEETWEYAADEEIAAQDYVGGVDPSAEWTQKREALATHMWNNR